A region of Deltaproteobacteria bacterium DNA encodes the following proteins:
- a CDS encoding SpoVR family protein: MSDYNKAPEELVEWNIKIEKIAREVGLDFFPVFFEVVDWKEMNMIAAYGGFPNRYPHWSFGMQYQELSKSYAYGLSKIYEMVINNNPCYAYLLHSNHLVDQKLVMAHVYGHCDFFKNNVYFSHTNRKMMDEMANHKIRVRRYIDQQGHDEVERFLDVCLSIENLIDNHGPFIKRRAEQEGRVLQEGEEAQPLVKKMKSKGYMDKFINPKEFLESEKKKIKKSQEQEREFPESPVRDVLLFLLEHAPMERWKRDILAMIRDEAYYFLPQMQTKIMNEGWASYWHSTLMTRRIMNSSEFIDYADHHSGTVASNGRLNPYKLGIELFRDIEDRWNKGRFGKEYEECDNMVEKKRWDKKTGIGKQKIFEVRKLYNDLTFIDTFLTEDFCRENKMFAFDYNKANNTYQITSTDFKKVKDKLLAQLTNSGRPMLSVVNGNYKNRSELYLKHQYEGFELKIDWLKEVLKNLHQIWTRPVYVETKFEDHEHVFGFDGKEHKDFRKEAQV, encoded by the coding sequence ATGTCCGACTACAACAAAGCCCCCGAAGAACTCGTCGAATGGAACATCAAGATCGAAAAGATTGCACGTGAGGTAGGTCTCGACTTTTTTCCTGTTTTTTTTGAAGTGGTGGATTGGAAAGAAATGAATATGATTGCGGCCTATGGCGGTTTTCCAAACCGCTATCCTCACTGGAGCTTTGGGATGCAGTACCAGGAACTTTCCAAATCCTACGCCTATGGTCTGTCTAAAATCTACGAAATGGTCATCAACAACAATCCCTGTTATGCCTACCTTTTACACAGCAATCACTTGGTGGACCAAAAACTGGTGATGGCCCATGTGTATGGGCACTGTGATTTTTTCAAAAACAATGTTTATTTTTCTCACACCAATCGCAAAATGATGGATGAAATGGCCAACCATAAAATTCGTGTTCGGCGTTACATCGATCAGCAAGGGCATGATGAAGTAGAACGATTTTTAGACGTCTGTCTTTCGATAGAAAACCTCATCGATAACCATGGCCCCTTTATTAAGCGTCGTGCGGAACAAGAGGGAAGAGTTTTACAAGAAGGAGAAGAAGCTCAGCCTTTGGTCAAAAAAATGAAAAGCAAAGGCTACATGGATAAATTTATTAATCCAAAAGAGTTTTTGGAATCGGAGAAGAAAAAAATTAAAAAGAGTCAGGAACAAGAGAGGGAATTTCCGGAGAGTCCTGTTCGAGATGTCCTCCTGTTTTTGCTGGAACATGCTCCCATGGAGCGTTGGAAGCGAGACATCCTGGCGATGATTCGCGATGAAGCTTATTATTTTTTACCTCAAATGCAGACCAAAATCATGAACGAAGGTTGGGCCTCGTATTGGCACTCCACCCTCATGACTCGGAGAATCATGAATTCCTCGGAGTTCATTGATTATGCCGATCACCATTCGGGGACGGTCGCCTCGAATGGCCGGCTGAATCCTTACAAGTTGGGGATAGAACTCTTTCGCGACATTGAAGATCGCTGGAACAAAGGCCGATTTGGAAAAGAATATGAAGAATGCGACAATATGGTAGAAAAAAAACGCTGGGATAAAAAAACAGGAATCGGAAAACAAAAAATTTTTGAAGTGAGAAAACTTTATAACGATCTCACTTTTATCGATACTTTTTTAACCGAAGATTTTTGCCGTGAAAACAAGATGTTCGCCTTCGATTATAATAAAGCCAACAATACGTACCAAATTACTTCTACCGATTTTAAGAAGGTGAAAGACAAGTTGCTTGCTCAACTCACCAACTCCGGCCGGCCCATGCTTTCGGTGGTGAATGGGAATTATAAAAATCGATCAGAACTTTATTTGAAGCACCAATACGAAGGCTTCGAGTTAAAAATCGACTGGTTAAAAGAAGTCCTTAAAAATCTGCATCAAATCTGGACTCGGCCTGTTTATGTGGAAACCAAATTTGAGGACCATGAGCATGTTTTTGGTTTTGATGGAAAAGAGCACAAGGATTTTCGGAAGGAAGCTCAGGTTTAA
- a CDS encoding serine protein kinase, which produces MTTSGSLMEVLKNLQDVKGYQELNWEGSFSEYLDLVRQNPKVARSSFQRVYDMIISHGFEEYKEYKKKIIRYNFFKDPFENGKDAVFGLDLHLMKLVDLFKSAAARYGTEKRIFLLHGPVGSSKSTIARVLKKGLEQYSRTPEGALFTYKWIKNGVNELQHLFGASEEIACPMHEEPLKIIPEEHRSKVLDEINWKLPEAEKIHLEGDLDPSCRFVFKTLLQHYKGDWLKAIENHVRVKRLVLSEKDRVGIGTFQPKDEKNQDSTELTGDINYRKIAEYGSESDPRAFNFDGEFNIANRGIIEFIEVLKLDVAFLYDLLGASQEHRIKPKKFAQTDIDEVIIGHTNEPEFRKLQSNEYMEALRDRTVKVDVPYVTRLSEEMKIYEKDFSARKIKGKHIAPHTLETAAMWGILTRLEEPKKANLTLIQKLKLYDGKTLSGYTEDNVKELRKESVREGLDGISPRYIQDKISNALVKDNEGCVNPFMILNELESGLRHHTLLKNDDQRKKYIELLSVVKDEYEDRVKNEVQRAICADEEAIARLCGNYIDNVKAYTQKEKVRNKYTGQDEEPDERLMRSIEEKIDIPDSRKDDFRREIMNYIGALAVEGKKFDYKTNERLQKALELKMFEDQKDSIKLTSLVTSVMDKDTQEKIDVVKSRLIKNHGYCDICATDVLNFVASIFARGDIKDRS; this is translated from the coding sequence ATGACCACGTCGGGGTCACTGATGGAGGTATTAAAAAACCTTCAAGATGTTAAAGGGTATCAAGAACTCAACTGGGAAGGTTCGTTTTCTGAATATCTAGATCTGGTCAGGCAAAATCCAAAAGTTGCGCGCAGCTCCTTCCAGCGCGTGTACGACATGATTATTTCTCACGGGTTCGAGGAATATAAAGAATACAAGAAAAAAATCATCCGCTACAATTTTTTTAAAGATCCTTTCGAGAATGGGAAAGATGCAGTTTTTGGTCTGGATCTGCATCTCATGAAATTGGTGGATCTTTTCAAAAGTGCGGCCGCCCGCTATGGAACCGAAAAACGCATTTTTCTTTTGCATGGGCCTGTAGGTTCTTCCAAATCTACCATCGCCCGTGTACTCAAAAAAGGCTTGGAGCAATATTCGCGCACTCCGGAAGGGGCCTTGTTTACTTATAAATGGATCAAAAACGGTGTGAATGAATTGCAGCATTTATTTGGTGCCAGCGAAGAAATCGCCTGCCCCATGCACGAAGAACCTCTCAAAATTATTCCGGAGGAACATCGCTCCAAGGTTTTAGATGAAATTAATTGGAAGCTTCCCGAGGCAGAAAAAATTCATCTGGAAGGCGATCTCGACCCTTCCTGCCGTTTTGTCTTCAAGACCTTATTACAGCATTACAAAGGCGATTGGCTGAAGGCCATCGAAAATCATGTGCGCGTCAAACGTCTGGTGCTTTCCGAAAAAGATCGGGTGGGCATTGGCACCTTCCAGCCCAAGGATGAAAAAAATCAGGATTCGACTGAACTCACCGGCGATATCAATTATCGCAAAATAGCCGAATATGGCTCGGAATCGGACCCTCGTGCCTTCAACTTTGATGGCGAATTCAATATTGCCAACCGTGGCATTATTGAATTTATCGAAGTGCTGAAACTGGACGTTGCGTTTTTATACGACTTGCTGGGCGCCTCTCAGGAACATCGCATCAAACCCAAAAAATTCGCCCAAACCGATATCGATGAAGTGATCATCGGTCACACCAATGAACCTGAATTTAGAAAATTGCAAAGCAACGAGTATATGGAGGCCTTGCGGGATAGAACCGTAAAGGTGGATGTGCCTTATGTTACCCGGCTTTCCGAGGAAATGAAAATCTACGAAAAGGACTTCAGTGCGCGGAAGATTAAAGGGAAACACATTGCCCCTCATACCCTGGAAACTGCGGCGATGTGGGGAATACTCACTCGCCTGGAGGAGCCTAAAAAGGCAAACCTTACTCTCATCCAGAAGCTGAAACTCTACGACGGTAAAACCCTCTCGGGTTACACCGAAGACAACGTGAAAGAATTGCGTAAGGAATCCGTCCGCGAAGGGCTGGATGGAATTTCTCCTCGCTACATTCAGGATAAAATTTCCAATGCCCTGGTGAAAGACAACGAAGGTTGCGTGAATCCTTTTATGATTTTGAACGAACTGGAAAGCGGTCTGCGCCATCACACCTTGCTCAAGAATGACGATCAGCGTAAAAAATACATTGAGCTGCTTTCGGTGGTGAAGGACGAATACGAAGACCGTGTAAAAAATGAGGTGCAGCGCGCTATTTGTGCAGACGAAGAGGCCATCGCCCGCTTGTGTGGTAATTACATCGACAATGTTAAGGCCTACACTCAAAAAGAAAAGGTTCGTAACAAATACACGGGGCAGGATGAAGAACCCGATGAACGTTTGATGCGCTCCATTGAAGAAAAGATTGATATACCCGATTCGCGCAAAGATGATTTTCGTCGTGAAATCATGAACTACATTGGGGCCTTAGCCGTCGAAGGTAAGAAATTTGATTACAAAACCAACGAGCGCTTGCAGAAGGCCCTCGAACTCAAAATGTTCGAAGATCAAAAAGATTCTATCAAACTCACTTCTCTGGTGACCAGTGTGATGGACAAAGACACCCAGGAAAAAATCGACGTGGTGAAAAGCCGCCTCATCAAAAATCACGGCTATTGCGATATCTGCGCCACAGACGTCCTGAACTTTGTGGCCAGTATCTTTGCAAGGGGGGATATTAAGGATAGGAGTTAG
- a CDS encoding DUF547 domain-containing protein, translating into MKSKLLKFFFIFSLCFSFPVLAQEKLVLPNPIDHSAFSQILKKYISKIGLVDYRSLKRDKEALAVLNGYCEDLSKIDIFVLEPVQERMAALLNLYNALVLREVLKFYPVQNTSQIPHFFEEARYALAGFEKKMSLLDIENLFHERFNDPRHNLARVNASIAGPIFLQEAFNSKNLEKQLEEVTARFINDPSKVSYDARRNVVGTSPLFLWFEEDFKRYSMSLRGFLSSRIPVNLSTKVEFGGYDWRLNDTVYR; encoded by the coding sequence ATGAAATCCAAACTTCTAAAATTTTTTTTTATTTTTTCCCTCTGTTTTTCATTTCCTGTCCTCGCTCAAGAAAAACTCGTTCTTCCCAACCCCATTGATCACTCTGCGTTCAGCCAAATTCTCAAAAAATATATCAGTAAAATTGGCTTGGTCGATTATCGATCTCTCAAAAGAGACAAAGAGGCCCTCGCTGTTTTGAATGGCTATTGTGAGGACTTGTCAAAAATAGATATTTTTGTCTTAGAACCAGTTCAAGAGCGAATGGCCGCGTTGCTTAATTTGTACAATGCCCTGGTTTTGCGAGAGGTTTTAAAATTTTATCCGGTTCAAAACACTTCTCAGATTCCTCATTTTTTTGAGGAGGCACGTTATGCTCTTGCAGGTTTTGAAAAGAAGATGTCTCTGCTCGATATCGAAAATTTATTTCATGAACGATTCAATGACCCTCGACACAATCTAGCCCGTGTCAATGCCTCCATAGCCGGGCCTATCTTTTTGCAAGAGGCCTTCAATTCTAAGAATTTGGAAAAACAGCTCGAAGAAGTCACCGCTCGTTTTATTAACGATCCCTCCAAGGTGAGCTATGATGCCCGAAGAAATGTGGTGGGAACTTCCCCTCTGTTTTTATGGTTTGAGGAAGATTTTAAACGCTACTCCATGTCCCTGAGAGGCTTTTTATCTTCCCGTATTCCAGTCAATCTGAGCACGAAGGTGGAGTTTGGCGGCTATGATTGGCGTTTGAATGATACGGTATATCGATAA
- a CDS encoding acyl-CoA dehydrogenase: MEYKVDLEDILFTAFDFLNTTQLTELPRFQGQSEDIYRSVIDEGLRFAKNEIAPLNEKGDRQGCKMINGRVVMPEGFQEVLTAFGQNGFMSIDLNPEYNGMGLPTTINTVVSEFVMGACASFAFFHLLTRGSCNVIQSFGSEEQKQKYLSRMNTGEWCGTMCLTEPQAGSAVGDISTVAKKQADGSFLLKGQKIFITCGDHSLSSNIVHLVLARVEGDAPGTKGISLFIVPAKRVKDDGSFEQDNDVSLVSIEHKMGIKASPTCLLQFGENDRCQGFLIGKQSQGMIYMFQLMNEARLAVGQQGVALAAPAYEYALSYAKERTQGGKTLIVQYPDVRRMLMTQKAYVEALRCLVMEASIMVDLAWHHPDEKVRHEYESLAGLMTPVAKAFGSDMGFRSTELAIQTYGGYGYTQDYPVEQYMRDLKIASIYEGTNGIQAMDLIGRKFLRDGGKNLLKYSQRTTQQLQEVSAHAELKPAADKIISTISKFGQAAQRIAQKASQDGNFPGYVATPFLRAFSDIVCASLLVRRAAVALKQLPSASTAERKKFLQGKIEVAKFYVEQLLPEAELNLTRIHSEDRSALADVL, from the coding sequence ATGGAATACAAAGTCGATTTAGAAGACATCCTCTTTACCGCGTTTGATTTTTTAAATACCACCCAGCTCACCGAACTCCCCCGCTTTCAAGGTCAAAGCGAAGACATCTATCGCTCTGTGATTGATGAGGGCTTGAGGTTTGCGAAAAATGAGATCGCTCCCTTAAATGAGAAAGGCGATCGTCAGGGATGTAAAATGATCAATGGCCGTGTGGTGATGCCGGAGGGATTTCAAGAAGTCTTAACCGCCTTTGGTCAAAATGGATTTATGTCGATTGACTTGAACCCTGAATACAATGGCATGGGGCTTCCCACCACCATCAACACCGTGGTTTCTGAATTTGTCATGGGCGCTTGTGCCAGCTTCGCTTTCTTTCACCTGCTCACCCGTGGATCCTGCAACGTCATCCAAAGTTTTGGTTCGGAAGAACAAAAACAAAAATACCTAAGTCGCATGAACACCGGTGAATGGTGTGGCACCATGTGTCTCACCGAACCCCAGGCCGGATCCGCCGTGGGTGACATCTCTACTGTCGCCAAGAAACAGGCCGATGGATCTTTCCTGCTCAAAGGGCAGAAAATTTTCATCACCTGCGGAGACCATTCGCTTTCCTCCAATATCGTGCATCTCGTGCTGGCCCGTGTTGAGGGCGATGCCCCGGGCACCAAAGGGATTTCCCTTTTTATTGTCCCGGCCAAACGTGTGAAGGACGATGGCTCTTTTGAACAAGACAACGATGTGAGCCTGGTCTCAATCGAGCACAAGATGGGCATCAAGGCCTCCCCGACCTGTCTGCTCCAGTTCGGAGAAAATGATCGCTGTCAGGGATTTTTGATCGGGAAACAATCGCAGGGAATGATTTACATGTTTCAGCTGATGAACGAAGCCCGCTTGGCCGTGGGGCAGCAAGGGGTAGCACTTGCAGCTCCTGCTTATGAATATGCCCTGTCTTATGCCAAGGAACGCACTCAAGGCGGCAAGACCCTCATCGTTCAATACCCCGATGTGCGTCGCATGCTGATGACTCAAAAGGCCTATGTCGAAGCTCTGCGCTGTCTTGTGATGGAAGCCTCTATTATGGTGGATCTGGCCTGGCATCACCCGGATGAAAAAGTACGCCACGAATATGAATCCCTTGCCGGCCTGATGACTCCGGTGGCCAAGGCCTTTGGCTCCGACATGGGTTTCCGTTCTACCGAACTCGCCATCCAGACCTATGGCGGTTATGGTTACACGCAAGATTATCCGGTAGAACAATACATGAGAGATTTGAAGATTGCCTCAATTTACGAAGGCACCAACGGCATTCAGGCCATGGATTTGATAGGCCGCAAGTTTTTGAGGGATGGCGGAAAAAATTTACTGAAATATTCTCAACGTACTACACAACAACTGCAAGAAGTGTCGGCCCATGCAGAATTAAAACCCGCCGCAGATAAAATTATCTCTACGATTTCAAAATTCGGCCAAGCCGCGCAACGTATAGCTCAGAAAGCGTCCCAGGACGGAAACTTCCCCGGCTATGTCGCCACACCCTTTTTGAGGGCCTTCAGCGATATCGTCTGTGCCTCGCTGCTCGTGCGTCGTGCCGCCGTTGCCTTAAAACAATTACCCTCTGCCTCCACGGCGGAACGCAAAAAATTCCTTCAGGGAAAAATTGAAGTGGCTAAATTTTATGTGGAGCAACTGCTGCCCGAGGCAGAGCTCAACCTCACCCGCATTCACTCGGAGGATCGCTCCGCTTTGGCGGATGTGCTGTAA
- the mazG gene encoding nucleoside triphosphate pyrophosphohydrolase encodes MHKNQENAKKLLEEMLNILRVLRGEEGCPWDKKQNHESLKTYLLEESYEVLEAIDEKKSTLLKEELGDLLLQIFFHAQIASEKNEFDFADILQVLIEKMKRRHPHVFANEKIKDSEEVSRRWEEIKTQEKIAKKNNENCEKESSILADIPKALPALQKAYKIGKKVATVGFDWPQIEGVIEKVEEEFQELKEALKNGQGMDIQEELGDVFFTLANFARHLQLNPEEVLQQSCQKFSKRFQFVEEKMKQYDKKSINLDKLTELWIEAKKSTETV; translated from the coding sequence ATGCATAAAAACCAAGAAAACGCCAAAAAACTGCTGGAAGAGATGCTGAATATCCTGAGAGTGCTCCGAGGCGAAGAGGGTTGCCCCTGGGATAAAAAGCAAAATCATGAATCTTTAAAAACCTATCTGTTGGAAGAAAGTTATGAAGTGCTGGAAGCCATCGATGAAAAAAAATCTACATTGCTCAAAGAAGAGCTGGGAGATTTACTTTTACAGATTTTTTTTCACGCACAAATTGCCTCAGAAAAAAATGAATTTGATTTTGCGGATATTCTGCAAGTGCTCATCGAAAAAATGAAACGCCGTCATCCTCACGTCTTTGCAAATGAAAAAATAAAAGATAGCGAAGAAGTCTCCAGACGTTGGGAAGAAATCAAGACCCAAGAAAAAATTGCCAAAAAAAATAATGAAAACTGTGAAAAAGAGAGTTCCATTCTGGCTGACATTCCCAAGGCCTTACCTGCCCTTCAAAAAGCCTATAAAATAGGAAAGAAAGTAGCCACGGTGGGTTTTGATTGGCCTCAAATAGAAGGCGTTATAGAAAAAGTAGAAGAAGAGTTTCAGGAACTGAAAGAAGCCCTCAAAAATGGACAAGGCATGGATATTCAAGAAGAACTGGGAGATGTCTTTTTTACCCTGGCAAACTTTGCACGTCACCTCCAATTGAACCCCGAAGAAGTTCTTCAACAGAGTTGCCAGAAATTTTCAAAACGCTTCCAATTTGTAGAAGAAAAAATGAAGCAATATGATAAAAAATCTATTAATTTAGATAAGTTAACAGAGTTGTGGATAGAGGCAAAGAAATCCACAGAAACTGTTTAA
- a CDS encoding MCE family protein, with amino-acid sequence MNSKLSLKISVGVFVLLALTVLVTMVFILGDGSYFFKSSYTLKVKFKDITGLRLGSPVFLNGYNVGKVDKIEFSDQVSDKHFIIFLNLLSDYQERIREDSTAKIDTQGLLGDKAVAVTVGSAEKRKLENGEYIEVKETISLSDMFEKSFGLLDQVQKIVGNVDGMIQDVKTKKSLVNALLYDPKGAQAVSDLAGTIASTQKLIHGFEKENLAKKFSASAKNIQSMTQNFSEVSAKIEKGEGSLGGLIADPTVYYDLKTLLGKANRSALIKAVIRHTMSKNEKQTLK; translated from the coding sequence ATGAATTCAAAACTTTCTCTAAAAATATCGGTGGGCGTTTTTGTGCTCCTTGCGCTTACCGTACTGGTGACGATGGTTTTTATTTTGGGAGACGGGAGTTATTTCTTTAAATCCAGCTATACCTTAAAAGTGAAATTCAAAGACATTACAGGATTAAGATTGGGTTCGCCCGTTTTTTTAAATGGCTACAATGTAGGGAAGGTCGATAAAATTGAATTCTCTGACCAGGTGAGTGATAAACACTTTATAATTTTTTTAAATCTCCTTTCGGATTATCAGGAAAGAATAAGGGAAGACAGTACAGCCAAAATTGATACCCAGGGACTGTTGGGGGACAAAGCAGTCGCGGTGACCGTAGGTTCTGCAGAAAAACGAAAGCTCGAAAATGGAGAGTATATTGAAGTGAAGGAAACTATTTCATTGAGTGACATGTTTGAAAAAAGTTTTGGTCTGCTGGATCAGGTGCAAAAAATTGTCGGAAATGTGGACGGAATGATTCAGGACGTGAAGACCAAAAAAAGTCTTGTGAATGCCTTGTTGTACGATCCTAAAGGGGCTCAGGCTGTTTCAGATCTGGCGGGGACAATCGCTTCTACTCAAAAACTCATCCACGGCTTTGAAAAAGAAAATCTGGCAAAAAAGTTTTCAGCCTCTGCCAAAAATATTCAATCCATGACACAAAACTTTAGTGAAGTGAGTGCAAAAATCGAGAAGGGAGAAGGTTCTCTAGGTGGCTTAATTGCTGATCCCACCGTTTATTATGATCTTAAGACCTTACTCGGAAAAGCCAACCGCAGCGCGCTCATCAAAGCTGTGATTCGACACACGATGTCAAAAAATGAAAAACAAACCTTGAAGTGA
- a CDS encoding DUF444 family protein yields the protein MKIEQDYNRFKQIVRGKIRKELRKFVSQGELIGKQGKDLISIPLPQIDIPHIVYGPNQKGGVGQGEGKEGDVIGKGDQEGDGQGQAGSGEGQHILEVELTLDELAQILAEELELPNIQPKGTANIVASKNKYNSITYNGPDSLRHFKRTYKQALKRHILTGLYDPVKPVIVPIREDSRYRSSKEEKKPQRKAVIIYMMDVSGSMGQEQKEIVRIESFWIDTWLRSQYEGLETRFIIHDAVAREVDRETFYRTRESGGTIISSAYKLCLQMIEEEYDPGEWNIYPFHFSDGDNWSGNDTQECLNMLEKQIFPKVNVFCYGQVESEYGSGQFLKDLKNKFGDKKEELITSRIEGKDKILDSIKDFLGKGK from the coding sequence ATGAAAATCGAACAAGACTACAATCGCTTCAAACAAATCGTTCGAGGGAAAATCCGCAAGGAACTGCGTAAGTTTGTTTCTCAGGGGGAGCTTATTGGGAAGCAGGGCAAAGATCTTATTTCCATTCCTTTGCCTCAAATCGATATCCCACACATTGTCTACGGTCCCAATCAAAAGGGTGGGGTGGGGCAGGGAGAGGGCAAAGAGGGTGACGTCATCGGTAAAGGTGACCAAGAAGGCGATGGTCAAGGCCAAGCGGGCAGTGGGGAAGGACAGCATATTTTGGAGGTGGAGCTGACCCTGGATGAGTTGGCGCAGATTTTGGCTGAAGAATTGGAGTTGCCTAATATTCAGCCCAAAGGGACTGCGAATATCGTCGCCTCAAAAAACAAGTACAATTCTATTACTTACAATGGCCCCGACTCGCTTCGTCATTTCAAACGTACCTACAAACAAGCGCTGAAACGGCATATCCTGACTGGGCTTTATGATCCGGTGAAGCCGGTGATTGTTCCCATCCGCGAAGACAGTCGTTACCGTTCTTCCAAAGAAGAAAAAAAACCTCAGCGTAAGGCCGTAATTATCTACATGATGGACGTCTCGGGTTCGATGGGTCAGGAACAAAAAGAAATTGTACGCATCGAAAGTTTCTGGATTGATACCTGGTTGCGCTCGCAATACGAAGGCCTGGAAACCCGCTTTATTATTCATGATGCCGTTGCCCGTGAAGTGGATCGCGAAACCTTCTATCGCACTCGTGAGTCGGGTGGCACCATCATCAGTTCCGCCTATAAGCTCTGTCTGCAGATGATTGAGGAAGAATACGACCCGGGTGAATGGAATATCTATCCCTTCCATTTTTCGGATGGAGACAACTGGTCGGGGAATGACACACAAGAATGTTTGAATATGCTCGAGAAACAAATTTTTCCAAAGGTGAATGTGTTTTGTTACGGACAAGTGGAATCGGAATATGGAAGCGGGCAATTTTTAAAAGATTTAAAAAACAAATTTGGAGATAAAAAAGAAGAGCTCATTACTTCGCGCATAGAAGGCAAAGATAAAATTTTGGATTCGATCAAGGATTTTTTGGGTAAAGGAAAATAA
- a CDS encoding HU family DNA-binding protein codes for MGKAMTKSQIINKLAADTSLLKKDVVQLVEDLAALALKEAKNGFTLPGLGKLVLVNRKARMGRNPQTGEAIKIPAKTVLKFRIAKAAKDSVLGKSAKKKK; via the coding sequence ATGGGAAAAGCAATGACCAAAAGCCAAATCATTAACAAACTTGCAGCAGACACGAGCTTGCTCAAGAAAGATGTTGTTCAGCTTGTTGAAGATTTAGCCGCCTTAGCACTGAAAGAAGCAAAGAATGGATTCACACTTCCTGGACTGGGAAAACTGGTTTTAGTGAATCGTAAAGCACGCATGGGTCGTAATCCTCAAACAGGAGAGGCAATTAAAATTCCTGCGAAAACTGTTTTGAAATTTCGTATTGCCAAAGCAGCAAAAGATTCAGTGCTGGGTAAATCTGCCAAAAAGAAAAAGTAA
- a CDS encoding heavy-metal-associated domain-containing protein → MKNKILLALMFFLFPLIARAENKNICLNIKDMSCAMCAARVEGALKKVDGVTKCSVDNKTAKGSCDYDDTKTSADKILEACNKTGFKCEKCE, encoded by the coding sequence ATGAAAAATAAAATTTTATTAGCGCTGATGTTTTTTTTATTTCCTCTAATAGCCCGGGCAGAAAATAAAAATATTTGTCTCAATATAAAAGACATGAGCTGTGCCATGTGCGCTGCACGGGTAGAAGGGGCGCTCAAAAAAGTGGATGGAGTCACCAAATGCAGTGTAGATAATAAAACTGCCAAAGGAAGCTGCGATTACGACGATACCAAAACGAGTGCAGACAAGATCTTGGAGGCTTGCAATAAGACGGGATTTAAGTGTGAGAAGTGTGAGTAG
- a CDS encoding ABC transporter ATP-binding protein, which yields MQSFIHFENICKSFGPKKIFEDLNLDVQKGETLCIIGGSGSGKSVLLKIFLRLLPLDTGKIIFDGEEVMSMNGAQLIKMRKRIAMLFQGAALFDSLSVKDNVAYPLREHSSYSEEEIDQIVNEKLEDVGLPGIGKMLPSDLSGGMRKRVGLARAIATNPELILYDEPTTGLDPTNSRRIDDLIVHLKEKYKATSIVVTHDMQSVAHVSDRIAFLYNYKVEYVGTLEELKKENHQVVKDFMAGTLKD from the coding sequence ATGCAAAGTTTTATTCATTTTGAAAATATCTGTAAATCCTTTGGCCCAAAGAAAATATTTGAGGATTTAAACTTGGATGTCCAAAAAGGGGAGACCCTTTGTATTATTGGAGGTTCTGGTTCGGGTAAAAGTGTTCTCCTTAAAATTTTTCTTCGACTTCTTCCTCTCGATACCGGAAAAATTATATTTGATGGAGAAGAGGTGATGTCGATGAATGGGGCGCAGCTCATCAAGATGAGAAAACGAATTGCCATGCTTTTTCAGGGTGCAGCCCTCTTTGATTCACTGAGTGTAAAAGATAATGTGGCTTATCCTCTGCGAGAACATTCTTCTTACTCGGAAGAAGAAATTGACCAAATCGTGAATGAAAAACTGGAAGATGTTGGGCTTCCTGGAATTGGAAAAATGTTGCCCTCTGATCTTTCGGGAGGCATGCGGAAACGTGTCGGTTTGGCACGTGCCATTGCCACCAATCCAGAGCTGATTCTTTATGATGAGCCAACCACGGGTCTGGATCCCACCAACTCCCGTCGTATCGATGATCTCATTGTGCACTTGAAGGAGAAATACAAAGCAACTTCAATTGTAGTGACGCACGACATGCAGAGTGTGGCCCATGTGAGTGACCGCATCGCTTTTTTATATAATTATAAAGTGGAGTATGTGGGAACACTCGAAGAGTTGAAAAAAGAGAATCACCAAGTTGTGAAAGATTTCATGGCAGGGACTCTTAAGGATTAA